The DNA sequence ACCTCCTCGGCGACCTGCACCTCAGTTCGCTCCAGGTGGTCCACACGGTCAGCGAGGTGGCCCGGCTGCTCGGCCGCGACGTGAAGCTCACCCCGGTGCTGCTGGCCGGCGCCACCGTCGCGCAGGCGGCGGACGTGCTCGCCAGCGCCGACCGGCCGGCCCCCGCACCCGGTACGGCGACGCCCGACGTCCCACCGGAACCACCACCCGGCCCCCGGGTCTTCGCCCACCGCTGGGTGGAGCACCGCACACCGGACCGGCCCGCGCCGGCGGTCGCCTGGCGGGTCGTCGCGCCGGACGGGCACTGGCTGGCCGAGCGGCTGGCCGCCCCGGACGACGTACCCGCGGCCGGGCTGGCCGTGGCGCTGCCCGAGGTCGCTCCCGACACGCCGAGCGAACACCTGGCCGGGCCGGTCGCGGAGCTGCTGGCCCGGATCGGCCGGGACCGGCCGGACCGGCTCCTGGTGACGCACCACGGGCATCCGGCCGCCGCCGCCATCGCCCGCAGCGCGGTCGCCGAGTACGGGTGTGCCGCGACCGTGGTCGAGCTGCCGGTCGACGCCCGGCCGGACGACCCGGCCGCCCTCGTCGGCGACGGCTACCAGGAGCTCCGGATCGATCCCGACGGGAGCCGCCACCGCCTCGAGACCTCGGTACGGGCCACCGGCGAGGGCGGGGACCCGCCGCTGCGGCCCGGTGAGGTGCTGGTGGTCACCGGCGGGGTCGACGGCATCACCGCCGAGGCCGCCGCGGTGCTGGCCGAACGGACCGGCTGCCGGCTGCTCGTACTCGGTCGTACCGCGGCCGACGCGCCCGCCGTGGTGGCCGGACTGGCCCGCCTGCGCCGCCGCGCCCGCACGACGTACGCCAGCTGCGACGTCACCGATCCCGGCCAGGTCCGGCGGACCCTGACCGCGGCGGCGGCCGACGGTGTCGTCGCCGGCATCGTGCACGGGGCCGGGATCAACGAGCCCCGCCCGATGCCGGACGTGGACGCGGCGTCCCTGCACCGGGTGCTGCGCCCCAAGGTGGACGGGCTGCGGCACCTGCTCGACGCGGCCGGCCCCGACCTGCGCCTGGTCGTCGGCTTCGGCTCGATCATCGGCCGGTGCGGGCTGACCGGCCAGCCCGAGTACTGCGTGGCCAACGACTGGATGCGGCTGCTCGTCGAGCGGTGGGCCGCGGCGCACCCCGACCGCCGGGCCCTGGTGCTGGAGTGGTCGGTCTGGTCCGACCTCGGCATGGGGGTCCGGCTGGGCGCCGTCGACAGCCTCGCCCGGCGGGGGGTGGCACCCATCCTTCCGGCCGACGGCTGTGCCGTCCTGCTCGACCTGGTCGGCGACCCGGCCGCCCCGGTCACGCTGACCGTCACCAGTCGCTTCCCGGCGGTGCCGACGTTCGTCACCGGCACCGTCGAGGTACCCGCGCTGCGGTTCGCCGAGAGCCGTCGGGACCTGCTGCCCGGGGTCGAGGTGGTGCTGGAGAACTCGCTCTCGCTCGGCTCCGATCCCTATCTCGACGACCACCGGCTGGACGGCACGGCGGTCTTTCCCGCCGTACTCGGCCTGGAGGCGATGGCGCAGAGCGCCCGGTCGCTGCGCGGGCCGCGACCGGTCTGGTCGGTACGTGACGCGGAGTTCGCCGCCCCGATCACCGTCCCCGAGCGGGCCGGGCGGGCGTTGCGCTGCTCGGCCGTCGGAGCGGCCGCCAACCCCGACGCGGTCACCGTGGCGCTGCGCGACGACAGCGACGGCTTCGCCGCGGACCGCTTCCGGGGGACCGTCGACCCGCTGCCGCCGGCCGCGCCGCCCGACGTCGAGGTCGGGCCGGCCCCGGCCGGTGGGGAACCCCATCCCTTCTACGGCAACCTGCTGTTCCACAGCGGACGGTTCCGCCGCCTGGTCGGCTACGAGCGGCTGTCCGCGTTCGAGGTACGCGCCTGGGTACGCGCCGACCGGCCGGCCCGGTGGTTCTCCGCGTTCCACGGTGACGAGTTGCTGCTCGGTGATCCCGGCCTGCACGACGCCTGCATCCACGTGCTGCTCGCCTGCGTACCGCACCGGCGGGCGCTGCCGGTGGGGCTGGACCGGTTCACCGTGTGGCACCGCCCGGACGGCCCGGTGCTGGTGACCGCGGTGGAGCGCCGGCACACCGCCGACGACTACGTCTACGACGTCGAGGCCCGCGACGCCGCCGGCCGGGCGGTCGCCGGCTGGGAGGGGCTGCGGCTGCGGGCGGTGGGGCAGCCCCGGCCCGGCCCGCTGGCGGTGGAGACGGTGGGCCCCTACCTGACCCGCCGGCTCATCGAGTGCGGGGTGGCGGACGCGGTCGACCTGGTCTCGACCCCGTCCGGCACGGACGGGCCGGGGCGGCTCGTCGCGGTCGCCGGCGGGCCGGTCGGGCTGGAGTGGCGGTGGGCGGCCGGCGCCGAGACAGCCGGCGACGAGTCGAACGGATGGCTGCACCAGCTCGCCCGGGACGTCGCGGACAAGGCCGACGAGCCCTTCGAGCACGCGCTCGGCCGGGTCACCTCGGCCTGGGCCGCGCTGCGGCAACGTACCGGCGGGGAGCCGGACCAGCCGTTGCGCGTCGATCTCGTGGTCGACCCCGGCACCGTCGTACTGCGGGCGAACGGCACGCAGGTGCTGACCGCGCGGATGGCGCTGGTCGGCACGGACCGGCCGGCCGTCGCGGCCGTCGCGGTGGCCACCGAGGGGAGGTGACATGTCCGTCTACGTCTACCGGCACCTGGTGACCCTCGACGAGACGAACCTGGTCGGCAACGTCTACTTCGCGCACTACCTGCACTGGCAGGGCCACTGCCGGGAACGCTTCCTGGTCGACCACGCACCCGGGGTGATGGCCGCCCTGCAGTCCGGGGAGCTGGCCCTGGTCACGGTCTCCTGCGCGATGGACTACTACGCCGAGTGCTTCGGGCTCGACCTGGTGGAGGTGCAGATGACCCTGCGCGACACCGGCGGGAACCGGATCGCGATGGACTTCAGGTTTCGGCGCGGTGACGAGACGGTGGCCGTCGGCCGGCAGACGGTCGGTTGCCTGCGCCGGGCCGAGCCGCATCCGGTGCCGGTGCCGGTGCCGGAGGAACTGGTCCGGGCGGCGGCGGCGTTCCCGTCATGATCTTCACCGCGAAAACCTGTAGCTGCCGGTACCGGCCCACGGCCCGTGGATGCGGCCGCCTGCCGGGGCCGGTTCCGCTGCCGACAACGGTTGGATCGGCCCGGCGGCGATCGCGTCATGGTTCTACATACGTCATTTCTGTGATTGACTAACTACCCCTTTGAGGAGCAGATCAGAATTAGCCGGGCACACGTCCGGTCGATTCGCGTGGGTGCGTCACGGCGCGCGGCCGGACCGTGCACGGTGGACGGTGGGTGGGCCGGACACCGCGTGGTCCGCCCCGCGCGGCCCGGCCGGAGGCGTGCCGAACGTTGGAGGGCAGGTTGTTGGTGGACAGGACGCTGGGGGGCAGGGTCGCCGTGGTCGCGGGTGCGACGCGGGGCGCCGGTCGGGGCATCGCGGTGGAGCTGGGGGCGGCCGGTGCGACGGTGTTCGTCGCCGGTCGGTCGACCCGGCAGGCGCCGTCGGCGATGAACCGGCCGGAGACGATCGAGGAGACCGCCGAACTGGTCGACCGGGCCGGCGGGCGGGGAATCCCGGTCCGGGTCGACTTCTGCGTTCCGGAGGAGGTCGACGCGCTGCGGGACCGGATCCGGTCCGAGGCGGACGGTCGGCTGGACATCCTCGTCAACGACGTCTGGGGCGGCGACCCGCTGGTCGAGTGGGGCAAGCCGTTCTGGGAGCACGATCTCGACCGGTCCCTGACCGCCTGGCGCAACGGGGTGCAGAGCCACCTGGTGTCGTTGCACCGCCTCGTCCCCCTGCTCATCGCCCGGGGCGGACTCCTCGTCGAGATCACCGACGGCGACCGCGAGGACTATTACGGCTCGCTGTTCTACGACGTGGTCAAGGCCAGTGTCCGCCGCCTCGGCAAGGTGCTGGGCGAGGACCTCGGCAAGCACGGGGTCACCGCGGTGTCGCTGACGCCCGGGTTCCTGCGCTCCGAGGCGATGCTCGAGGGCTTCGGCGTCACCGAGGACACCTGGCGGGACGCCGCGAAGAAGGATCCGCACTTCGCCATCTCCGAAACCCCGCACTACGTCGGCCGGGCGGTGGCGGCGCTGGCCGGCGACGAGAAGGTCGCCCGGTGGAACGGGCAGGTGCTGTCGTCCTGGCAGCTCGCCAACGAGTACGGCTTCACCGACGTCGACGGGTCCCGCCCCGACTGGGGGAAGTACCGCGTCGACGTCTTCGAGAACCATCGTAAGGACGTCGATCCGGAGGACTACCGATGAGCGCAGAGGTCACCAAACCCCCTCGGGTGGCACCGCACCGTCCGGGGCAACCGACACCGATTCCGGCGGCGGCGGCGGGCTGCTGCTCTGGGTGCTCTGTCTGGCCCAGTTCATGCTCATCCTCGACGTCGCCGTGGTGGCGGTGGCGATGCCCACCGTGCAGGGCGACCTCGGCATCGCCCCCGGCGACCTGATGTGGATCGGCACCGCCTACTCGCTGACCTTCGGCGGCTTCCTGGTCGTCGCCGGACGGCTCGCCGACCTTCTCGGCGCCCGCCGGATGGTGCTGATCGGCCTCGCGGTGTTCGCCCTCGGCTCGCTCGGCTGCGGCGTCGCCGTCAACGGCTGGACGCTCTTCGTCTCCCGGGCGCTCCAGGGCATCGGCGCGGCGATGATCTCGCCGGCCGCGCTGTCGCTGGTGATGACCAGCTTCGGCGAGGGCGCCGGGCGGGCCAAGGCGCTCGGCATGTGGGGCGCCGTCTCCGCCGGCGGTGGCGTCGTCGGACAGTTGCTCGGCGGGGTCCTCACCGACCTGGCCTCGTGGCGGCTGATCTTCCTGATCAACCTGCCGTTCGCCGCGCTGGTGGTCTTCGCCGTACTGCGTCAGGTCGCCGCCGACCGCCCCGGCAAGTCCCAGGGCCGCACCGACCTGACCGGCGCCGGCCTGCTGACCGGCGGCATGGTGCTGCTCGTCGCCGCGGCCGGGCAGGCCGCCAATGGCTTCGGCCCGTTCGTCGCGGTGAGCGCGCTCGCCGGGCTCGCCGTCCTGGTCGCCTTCCTGCTCGTGGAACGCCGGGTGGCGAACCCGATCGTCCCGCTCGGCCTCTTCAGCAACCGGCACGTCAGCCTCGGCAACGTGATCTGCTTCGCCTCCGCCGGCGCCACCATGGGCACCGTGTTCTTCGCCGCCCTGGTGATGCAACAGGTGCTCGGCGCGTCCGCCCTGGTGGCCGGCCTGTCGTTCGCGCCGGTCTCGGCCGTCATCACGATCGTGGCGCTGAAGTCCGGCGCCGCCGTCGCGAGGTTCGGGGTGAAGGCCGTCCTGCTGGTGTCCGCGGCACTGAACGCGCTCGGCATGATCCTGCTGGCCAGCGCCCCCGCCGACGGCAGCTTCCTGCTGAACGTCGTACCCGGTCTGGTGGTCTTCGGCATCGGCGGTGGCCTCGGCTTCGCGCCGGCGATGTTCGTCGCGACCACCGGGGTCGCCAACGAGCAGCAGGGCCTCGCCTCCGGGCTGCTCTCCACGGCACAGCAGATGGGCGGCGTCGTCGTCCTGGCCGTGCTCAACCTGATCGTCGTACGGGTGATCGTGGCCAACGGCGGGCCGGAGTCGGCGGAGGCGGCCATGGCCGGCTATCGGACCGGCTTCCTGTCCGCGCTGGTGCTGCCCGCCCTCGTGGCGATCTGTGTGCTGGCCCTGCCCCGCCAGCCGGCACCGCCCGCGCCGGTCAGCCCGGCACCGGCGCCGGCCGGTTCCGCCGACTGACGGCGGCGCGTACGCGAAAAGGTGGGGTGGTCACCTCGGTGACCACCCCACCTTCGTCGTACAGTCAGGTGAACACGTGCGGGGCCGGCTCCTCCTCCGCCGTCACCTCGGGGCTGAGCCGGCCGTAACAGCGGGACAGCCGCAGCACCGGATCCATCAACGTGCTGTCGACCCGGCCGTTGCGCCACACGCTCGGCTCCACGTGTACGTGCACCACCCGGCCGAGCACCAGGTTGCCGTTGCCGACCGGGTGGATGCCGGCGACCTCGCACTCCATGTGCGCCTTGGCCTCGCGGACCCGGGGCGGCGCGACCCGGACCGACGGTACGGGCGTCACCCCCACCTCGAGGAACTCGTCCTGGTCGGGGCCGAAGTGCGCGCCGGAGTTGTCGAGCTGCTCCAGCAGCCCCTGGTCGGCCAGGTTCACCACGAACTGGCCGGTGGCCCGGATGTTGCGCAGCGTGTCCTTCTCCCCGATGGAGCTGAACGCGACGTGCGGCGGGTGGTCGGCGACCAGGCTGAAGTACGAGTACGGGGCGAGGTTGCGCCGGCCGGCGGGCGACAGCGTGGAGATCCAGGCGATCGGCCGGGGCACCACCAGCGAGGTGATGAGCTGGTAGACGTCCGGCTTCGACCAGTCGGACGGATCGACTTCCAGGGGCTCGTCCAGTTCCCGTGGGGCGAGCGCGGGCTGGATGGTCATCGCAACTCCAATCGGCGGGTCAGCGCGACATCCGGGTCAGCCACCGGTCGCCGAACTGCATCAGCGGGCAGTAGTTGGCGGCCCTCATGTGGCGCATCTTTCGCAGGGTGCTCGTCGCGTTCTGGGTCGTCGTACCGGGCTGGACCAGGGACCGCTCCCCGCCGACCAGGACGGCCGCGAGCGTGATGTGCCGTTCGAGGTCGAGCAGGTCGGCCTCCAGCACCTCGTCGCGGGCGTCGGCCAGCTCGGGGCGGGTCAGCATCAGGTCGGCGTACGGCTCGGGCACGGCGGTGATCAGCTCCTCGACCGCGGCCCGGTAGCGGCGGTGCTCGATCTGCATGACGCCGGTCAGGTTGATCGACACGTGGGGCGGCGACATGGTCGGGCGGACCACGTCCTGGTAGTACTTCGCCGGCATCGCCCCGCTGTGGATCATCGCGGCGGTGAAGCCGCGGATCAGGACCGCGGCGTCGGCGAGGGCGGCCGCCGCCGGCCCGTCCGCGCCGGCCCGGGCCTGCTCCACCGCCCGGTGGATCAGGGCGGCGGCGTACACGTTGAGCACGAAGTAGTAGTGGTGGACCAGGAACCAGCGGTCCATCCAGTCCCCGTCCGGCCGGTACGGCGCGGCCGCGCCGCCCTCGCCGGCGGTCGGGCCGTCCGACCCCGCCGTCCCGTTCGGCGGCGCTCCGGCCGGTACGTCGAACGGTGGGCCGTCGGCGGCCGAGCCGTTCGTTCCGGCGGTGGACGCCGGCCGCAACAGCCGGAAGAGCAGCGACATGCTGGCCACCTCGGCCAGCACGTCGTTGATCTCCAGCATGGTGAGCCGCAGGTCGGCGAGCGTACGGAACACCGCCACAGCGGTCTGGGCGGCCTGCTGGCGCGGTGTCAGCGGGGTGTGCCGGACCCGGAAGTAGTCGGAGTGCACCGGAACCGGGGGCGGCAGCCGCCAGGGGTCGTCGACGCCGGCGATCGAGTCGAGCCGGGCGGCCAGCGCGGCCGTGCTGTCCACGGCGAACTCGAAGCGCCGGGCGACCTCGGTGCTGTTGCCGCCACGCTGCATGGCGTCCATGAGCATGCCGAGGCTGGCCTCGGCGCTGGCCCACATCGCGCGGGTCGCGGCGTCGAAGCGGGCCCGTTCCCACTCCACCGGATAACCGACCACCAGCAGCGGTACGCCGTCGAGCGGGGCGGGATCGGCCGGGTCGACCATGAGACTGCTCCTCGTTGAAGTGGGCGGGGCCTCATCGAAGTGGGCGGGTCCGCACCGAGAGTGCCGGGTCCTCAATCGAAGCGGCGGGGACGTGCCCGTGGCCCGTCCCCGCCGGAAAACTCGAATCGACGTCTCAGCTGGCGACCGGCACCGCACCGGCCAGGCTCAGCGGGATGCTGGAGTGCCCGCGCAGCGTGGCGTTCTCCCAGAAGTGCGTCTCACCGTTGACCCGCAGGTCCGGGTAGCGCTTGAGGACCGCGGTCAGCGCGACCCGTCCCTCGATCCGGGCGATGATGTTGCCCAGGCAGGAGTGGGTACCCCGGCCGAAGCCCAGGTGCGGGTTCGGGGCCCGGTTCATCACCAGTTCCTCGGGCCGGTCGAAGCGGGCCGGGTCGCGGTTGGCGGCCGCCAGCACGATGACGACCATGTCGCCCTTGCGCAGCCGGGCCCCGCCCAGCGTGGTGTCCTCGGTGCAGACCCGGCTCACCACGTGGACCGGTCCGGAGAACCGGACCAGTTCCTCGACGCCGGTGTCGACGTCCGACCACATCTGTTCGAGCGCGTCGGGGTTGGCGAGCAACGTGGTCAGCGCGTTGCCCAGGAACCGGGCCGGCACCTCGAAGCCGGCGTGCCAGAAGGCCCGCAGCGAGTTGTAGAGCACGTTGGGCGGGTAGTCCACCTTGGAGCTGTTGGCGGCGACGTACCCGGAGATCCCCTCGGTGGGGCCGGTGGCCAGCCAGCGCGCGACGAAGTCGCTGAAGTGCTGCCGGGCGGTCAGGCCGGCCTCCTCGCTGTTCGGGTCGAGGCCGGCGTCCATGCTGCGGTGCAGCTCGTCGTTGCGCTGCCGCCACTGCTCGTCCTTCTCCGGCGGCGGCATCCCGACCAGGTCGGAGATGGTGCCCAGGGTGAACGGGGTGGCGTAGTCACTGACGAAGTCGATGCTGTCGCGTCCGGCCAGGTCGTCGAGCAGCCGCTCGGCACGCTCCACGGCGTTGCGTTCCAGGGCGCCGAGGTCCTGCGAGCGCAGCGCGTCGACGGCGAAGTGGCGCAGCGGGGTCTGGTCCGGCGGGTCGAGGGTCTGCAGACTCAGCAGCGGCCCCGGGGTGGGAATCCCGACCTTGCGGAAATCCGCCGCGAAGACGGCCGAGTTCTTCAGCGCCTCGAGGCAGTCGGCGTGCCGGGTCAGGATCCAGGCGCCCAACTGCTCGTGCCAGTGCACCGGATCCGTTTCGCGAAGCTGCCGGTAGACCGGGTAGGGATCGCGAATCGTGTGCGGGTCGAGCGGATTGAAGATTTCCTTCTGGGAGCTCACTGCGGTCTGCCGATCTGGCCGGCGGGGCGGCCGGTGAGAAGGTTCCGTGGCCGAGTATGGGTATGTCGATTCGGTGTGTGATGAGTCGAGTGGGCCGTGGCCCGGCCACGCCGGCCGGGCCACGGCGCACTACCCTAGTTTCAGTGCAGGTAACGCATGGCCTTCCCTCCTTTCGCGATGGCGGACCGGGGAAAGCCAGGGACGCGCCCACGCGTTACGGCACTTCGCCCCTGACGACTGAGCCGGATAATGCAAATCGATTGTCTATCTGGGCGAGGCGTAGCTGAATTCTTCGGCCCGGTGCGCAAACGGGTCAAGCGGATCTGACAGATCTTTCCAATTTTTGAAAGCGGGCCGGTCGGTCTTCCCGCGGCGGGGCCGGAAACGATCCTGCTGGACAGAGAGTCAGCAAGAAATCTATCAAGCATCAGCTTGTTTTCCGATCCACTCGTTAACGTGTAATCCGCGTTGATCCGCTCAGTTATAGGAGCCCTGGATCGAGAGAGGACGGAGCACACGGTGTCGAGTGTCCGCGAACAGGTAGCAGAGCTGTCCGATGAGGAGAAGCGTGCTCTCCTGGCCCAGTTGCTCGGCCAGGACGGCAACCGGGAAGGTGAGCGACTGCTGCCCCCGCAGCGTCGGTACTGGGTGTTGCACCAGGTCTCGCCGCAGGTCCCCACGCACGTCGTACGCACCGTCGACGTGACGGGCGAACTGGACGTCAGCCGGTTGGAGCAGGCCCTCAACCTGCTGGTCGACAGGCATGAGCAACTGCGCACGAGTTTCGTCAGCGTGGAGGGCCGGCCGGTGGCCGCGCTGGCCGACGCCGGCGCCGTACGGCCCGGCATCGCCACGTTCGAGGTCGGCGACGGCTCCGCCGAGCCGGCGGAGGAGGCGCTGCACAAGGTGCGGGTCCGGGAGGCGGGCCGCCCCTTCGACCTGGACGTCGCCCCGCTGGCCCGGGTCGCCGTCGTACGGCGCACCGCCGACCACCACGAGGTGCAGCTCACCGCGCACCAGATGATCGCCGACGAGGTGACCGCCGACCTGCTGATCGGCCAGCTCGCCGAGGCGTACGACGCGCTGTCGGCCGGCCGTGAACCGGCGGAGGCGCCGGTGGCGGCGTCGGTCACCGCGGTCGTCGACCGGCAGCGGAGCTGGCTCGGCACCGCCGCGGCCCGCCGCGAGCTGGAGTTCTGGACCCGGCGGCTGGCCGCCGTGCCCAACCTCGACCTGCCGATCGACCACCCGCGTCCGCTCGACCGGATGCCGCTGCTCAAGGGTGCCCGCAGCACCGTGGAACTGGGCCCGGAACTGGTCGCCGCGGCCCGTGAGCTCGCCGCGGCGCAGGGCGCCGACCTGTCGTCGGTGGCGATGGCCGGCCTGCTCGCCGTCGTGGCCCGCTACACCCGGGAGAAGGACATCGCCATCGGCATCCCCGTCGCCGGCCGCGACGACGCCGATCTCGCCAACACGCTGGGCACCCTGGAGAACACCGTCGTCGTACGCAGCGAGGT is a window from the Polymorphospora rubra genome containing:
- a CDS encoding acyl-CoA thioesterase; its protein translation is MSVYVYRHLVTLDETNLVGNVYFAHYLHWQGHCRERFLVDHAPGVMAALQSGELALVTVSCAMDYYAECFGLDLVEVQMTLRDTGGNRIAMDFRFRRGDETVAVGRQTVGCLRRAEPHPVPVPVPEELVRAAAAFPS
- a CDS encoding SDR family oxidoreductase; the protein is MVDRTLGGRVAVVAGATRGAGRGIAVELGAAGATVFVAGRSTRQAPSAMNRPETIEETAELVDRAGGRGIPVRVDFCVPEEVDALRDRIRSEADGRLDILVNDVWGGDPLVEWGKPFWEHDLDRSLTAWRNGVQSHLVSLHRLVPLLIARGGLLVEITDGDREDYYGSLFYDVVKASVRRLGKVLGEDLGKHGVTAVSLTPGFLRSEAMLEGFGVTEDTWRDAAKKDPHFAISETPHYVGRAVAALAGDEKVARWNGQVLSSWQLANEYGFTDVDGSRPDWGKYRVDVFENHRKDVDPEDYR
- a CDS encoding MFS transporter, producing MLCLAQFMLILDVAVVAVAMPTVQGDLGIAPGDLMWIGTAYSLTFGGFLVVAGRLADLLGARRMVLIGLAVFALGSLGCGVAVNGWTLFVSRALQGIGAAMISPAALSLVMTSFGEGAGRAKALGMWGAVSAGGGVVGQLLGGVLTDLASWRLIFLINLPFAALVVFAVLRQVAADRPGKSQGRTDLTGAGLLTGGMVLLVAAAGQAANGFGPFVAVSALAGLAVLVAFLLVERRVANPIVPLGLFSNRHVSLGNVICFASAGATMGTVFFAALVMQQVLGASALVAGLSFAPVSAVITIVALKSGAAVARFGVKAVLLVSAALNALGMILLASAPADGSFLLNVVPGLVVFGIGGGLGFAPAMFVATTGVANEQQGLASGLLSTAQQMGGVVVLAVLNLIVVRVIVANGGPESAEAAMAGYRTGFLSALVLPALVAICVLALPRQPAPPAPVSPAPAPAGSAD
- a CDS encoding flavin reductase family protein → MTIQPALAPRELDEPLEVDPSDWSKPDVYQLITSLVVPRPIAWISTLSPAGRRNLAPYSYFSLVADHPPHVAFSSIGEKDTLRNIRATGQFVVNLADQGLLEQLDNSGAHFGPDQDEFLEVGVTPVPSVRVAPPRVREAKAHMECEVAGIHPVGNGNLVLGRVVHVHVEPSVWRNGRVDSTLMDPVLRLSRCYGRLSPEVTAEEEPAPHVFT
- a CDS encoding cytochrome P450, which produces MSSQKEIFNPLDPHTIRDPYPVYRQLRETDPVHWHEQLGAWILTRHADCLEALKNSAVFAADFRKVGIPTPGPLLSLQTLDPPDQTPLRHFAVDALRSQDLGALERNAVERAERLLDDLAGRDSIDFVSDYATPFTLGTISDLVGMPPPEKDEQWRQRNDELHRSMDAGLDPNSEEAGLTARQHFSDFVARWLATGPTEGISGYVAANSSKVDYPPNVLYNSLRAFWHAGFEVPARFLGNALTTLLANPDALEQMWSDVDTGVEELVRFSGPVHVVSRVCTEDTTLGGARLRKGDMVVIVLAAANRDPARFDRPEELVMNRAPNPHLGFGRGTHSCLGNIIARIEGRVALTAVLKRYPDLRVNGETHFWENATLRGHSSIPLSLAGAVPVAS